One Glycine soja cultivar W05 chromosome 2, ASM419377v2, whole genome shotgun sequence genomic region harbors:
- the LOC114392368 gene encoding ras-related protein RABA4d-like: MMSNLYGEYNHKIDYVFKVVLVGDSAVGKTQLLARFAKNQFSVDSKATIGVEFQTKTLIIDKKTVKAQIWDTAGQERYRAVTSAYYRGAVGAMLVYDVTRRPSFDNMAKWLEELRGHADKNIVVMLIGNKCDLGTLRAVPTEDAEEFAQRENLFFMETSALESTNVETAFLTILTEIYRLVSKKTLTANDDADPSGISGLLKGTKIIVPSQDINAGEKKGGCC; the protein is encoded by the exons ATGATGTCGAACCTGTACGGCGAATACAACCACAAGATCGACTACGTGTTCAAGGTGGTGCTGGTCGGAGACTCCGCCGTGGGGAAGACCCAGCTCCTCGCGCGCTTCGCCAAGAACCAATTCAGCGTCGATTCTAAAGCCACCATTGGCGTCGAGTTTCAGACCAAAACGCTCATCATCGACAAGAAGACCGTCAAGGCCCAAATATGGGACACCGCCGGCCAAGAAAG gtACAGGGCAGTTACTAGTGCATATTATCGTGGTGCTGTTGGAGCAATGTTAGTTTATGACGTGACTAGACGCCCATCATTTGATAACATGGCAAAGTGGTTAGAGGAACTGCGGGGCCACGCTGACAAAAACATTGTTGTAATGCTAATTGGCAACAAGTGTGATCTTGGAACTCTTAGAGCGGTGCCAACTGAAGATGCCGAGGAGTTTGCGCAAAGAGAGAACCTATTCTTTATGGAGACATCAGCACTCGAGTCCACTAATGTGGAAACTGCCTTTCTGACCATTCTAACTGAGATATACAGACTTGTAAGCAAGAAAACACTGACTGCCAATGATGATGCAGATCCAAGTGGTATTTCAGGACTTCTGAAGGGAACCAAGATAATTGTTCCTAGCCAAGACATTAATGCTGGTGAAAAGAAGGGTGGCTGCTGTTGA